The following are encoded in a window of Dethiosulfovibrio salsuginis genomic DNA:
- a CDS encoding ABC transporter substrate-binding protein: MNNKKIFKSFVLSLCLFLAVGGVAHAAKVTVGAKNFTEQYVVGEMVALLLENAGFDVSRKMGTGSSITRTALTTGQTDLYAEYTGTAWPLYLKHEDKVDDAKELYDRVKAEDLEKNGIVWLDRSKINNTFALAIRKDDADRLGTSISDLAAYVNENPGKITFGTGSEFNERSDGIPGIMETYGFSLTNKQRRIMDIGLTFEAIDRKQIDVAMVYPTDGKLQKFNLLILEDDKQFFPAYNLCVTVRKEFLDANPEVEGILKPIADLDNETMQKLNYKVDAVGLPADMVAKEYLEEIGIL, encoded by the coding sequence ATGAATAACAAAAAAATATTTAAGTCTTTTGTGCTGTCTCTGTGCCTTTTTCTGGCGGTCGGTGGCGTCGCTCATGCCGCCAAGGTCACAGTAGGGGCTAAAAACTTCACCGAGCAGTACGTGGTAGGCGAGATGGTGGCCCTCCTTCTGGAGAACGCCGGTTTCGATGTATCCAGAAAAATGGGCACCGGAAGCTCTATAACCAGGACCGCCCTTACCACCGGTCAGACCGATCTTTACGCCGAGTACACCGGCACCGCCTGGCCTCTCTACCTCAAGCACGAGGATAAGGTGGACGATGCGAAGGAGCTCTACGACAGGGTCAAGGCCGAGGACCTGGAGAAAAACGGCATCGTTTGGCTCGATCGTTCAAAGATAAACAACACCTTTGCCCTTGCCATCAGAAAAGACGACGCGGACAGGCTCGGGACCTCTATCTCCGATCTGGCGGCTTACGTCAATGAAAATCCCGGCAAGATCACCTTCGGAACAGGGTCCGAGTTTAACGAGAGATCCGACGGCATACCGGGGATCATGGAGACCTACGGTTTTTCTCTGACCAATAAACAGAGGCGGATCATGGATATAGGCCTTACCTTCGAGGCTATAGACAGAAAACAGATCGACGTGGCAATGGTCTACCCTACCGACGGAAAACTTCAGAAGTTTAACCTCCTGATCCTGGAGGACGACAAGCAGTTCTTCCCGGCCTACAACCTCTGTGTAACCGTCAGGAAGGAGTTCCTCGACGCTAACCCGGAGGTGGAGGGTATCCTTAAGCCCATCGCCGATCTCGATAACGAGACCATGCAGAAACTGAACTACAAAGTGGACGCCGTCGGCCTTCCTGCCGACATGGTAGCCAAAGAGTATCTGGAGGAAATAGGAATTTTATAG
- a CDS encoding ABC transporter permease, translating to MFLKYYHVKLLDALLEHLLIVGLSVPVALFLSLPLGIWISSRPRVARWVIYGSGILMTIPSLALFGIMVALLSSFKLGLGLVPAVSAIAIYSLLPITRNTYIALNGVSQSIIEAATGVGLSKSQILWRVKMPLALPVIMAGVRLAVVMGVSVAAFASLVGAGGLGTFIFSGIARSNLMMVGAGAILVALLGIAANWILLSLERAITPKGLIVDENR from the coding sequence ATGTTTTTAAAATACTACCACGTCAAGCTGTTGGACGCTCTGCTTGAACATCTTCTGATAGTGGGGCTCAGCGTCCCTGTGGCTCTCTTTTTGAGCCTTCCCCTGGGTATATGGATATCGTCTCGCCCTAGAGTGGCTAGGTGGGTGATCTACGGTTCCGGCATTTTGATGACCATACCAAGTCTGGCCCTTTTCGGCATCATGGTAGCCCTTCTATCGTCCTTCAAACTCGGCCTTGGACTGGTCCCTGCGGTCTCGGCTATCGCTATATACTCCCTTCTGCCTATTACCAGGAACACCTACATAGCCCTCAACGGGGTATCCCAGTCCATAATCGAGGCGGCTACCGGGGTCGGTCTGTCTAAGTCTCAGATACTTTGGAGGGTCAAGATGCCTTTAGCTCTTCCGGTCATAATGGCGGGGGTTCGGTTGGCGGTGGTCATGGGAGTAAGCGTGGCGGCCTTTGCTTCCCTCGTTGGAGCCGGTGGCCTAGGGACCTTTATCTTCTCCGGCATCGCCAGGTCTAACCTGATGATGGTAGGAGCAGGAGCGATTCTGGTGGCCCTGCTGGGCATAGCGGCAAACTGGATTTTGCTGTCCCTGGAGAGAGCCATTACCCCTAAAGGCCTGATAGTTGACGAAAATAGATAA
- a CDS encoding ACT domain-containing protein — MYRRIGVLAQDSPGTMVRIASLAVRKGYELVSFSAERGRDDGLCWCRLEIMETQDRCDRLILQLKRLMETVDVVLFESSMEIDIEKRSA, encoded by the coding sequence GTGTACAGAAGAATCGGAGTGCTGGCTCAGGACAGTCCAGGAACAATGGTGAGGATAGCTTCTTTGGCGGTCAGAAAAGGTTACGAACTGGTCAGCTTTTCCGCCGAGAGAGGTCGGGACGACGGGCTTTGCTGGTGTCGCCTGGAGATAATGGAGACACAGGATAGGTGTGACAGGCTCATACTTCAGCTCAAAAGGCTTATGGAGACCGTTGACGTGGTTCTCTTCGAGAGTTCCATGGAGATAGACATAGAAAAAAGGAGTGCGTGA
- a CDS encoding helix-turn-helix domain-containing protein, producing the protein MSWKRYISPEEAATKRGVTTATIRKWLREGDIQGIKMGRLWRVLDEEGSDGKALETREIDLMKKATDKLKSSMETLGELIQGGGNIQVIRAVCSLLSHLEEATAKMAALSEMMSQIGKSQSDGD; encoded by the coding sequence ATGTCTTGGAAAAGGTACATCAGCCCGGAAGAAGCGGCTACCAAGAGAGGGGTTACAACCGCGACCATAAGGAAGTGGCTGAGGGAGGGGGATATTCAGGGCATCAAAATGGGCCGACTATGGCGGGTTCTGGACGAAGAGGGCTCCGACGGGAAGGCACTTGAGACCAGGGAGATAGACCTTATGAAGAAGGCGACAGATAAGCTAAAAAGCTCTATGGAGACATTAGGAGAGCTTATACAAGGGGGAGGTAACATCCAGGTTATAAGGGCGGTATGCTCCCTTTTATCTCACCTGGAGGAGGCCACCGCCAAGATGGCCGCACTGTCGGAGATGATGTCCCAGATCGGAAAAAGCCAGAGTGACGGAGACTGA
- the folD gene encoding bifunctional methylenetetrahydrofolate dehydrogenase/methenyltetrahydrofolate cyclohydrolase FolD, with product MDCKIMDGRAAAKEAKEEIRSKVEAVKAKGVEPALTVVLVGDDPASKVYAEQKRKNCESVGISFSFHQLPGSTSEEELLALVDKLNSDPSVHGILVEMPLPKHISNERVQAAIDPDKDVDGSNPANLGRLVSGLPSLRPCTPQGAMYLMEKHGVDLSGKHAVVVGRSTIVGKPVAMLLLEKNATVTICHSRTSNLAEVIKSADVVVAAVGRPEMITGDMIKPGAVVVDVGINSIPDGIVGDVDYSSAQKVAGYLSPVPGGVGPLTIAMLLDNVVTSAERALLKP from the coding sequence GTGGACTGCAAAATCATGGATGGCAGGGCCGCCGCAAAAGAGGCCAAAGAGGAGATAAGATCGAAGGTCGAGGCAGTAAAGGCAAAGGGAGTGGAACCCGCTCTCACCGTTGTTCTGGTAGGGGACGATCCTGCCTCGAAGGTCTACGCTGAGCAGAAGAGAAAGAACTGCGAATCGGTTGGGATCTCTTTTTCCTTCCATCAGCTCCCAGGGTCGACGTCGGAGGAGGAGCTTTTAGCCCTGGTGGATAAGCTAAACTCCGACCCCTCGGTACACGGCATATTGGTGGAGATGCCCCTTCCTAAACATATATCCAACGAGAGGGTCCAGGCGGCCATCGACCCCGACAAGGATGTGGACGGCTCTAACCCGGCCAACCTAGGCAGGCTCGTCTCCGGGCTACCGTCGCTCAGACCCTGTACACCTCAGGGAGCTATGTACCTCATGGAAAAACACGGTGTGGATCTGTCGGGCAAGCACGCTGTGGTGGTAGGCAGAAGCACCATAGTTGGCAAGCCGGTCGCCATGTTGCTCCTTGAGAAGAACGCCACCGTGACCATCTGTCACAGCAGAACCTCCAATCTCGCCGAGGTGATAAAATCCGCCGATGTGGTGGTCGCCGCAGTAGGACGGCCGGAGATGATAACCGGCGACATGATAAAGCCCGGCGCGGTGGTGGTCGACGTCGGCATAAACAGCATTCCCGACGGCATCGTAGGAGACGTGGACTACAGTTCCGCCCAGAAGGTGGCGGGCTATCTGTCTCCCGTCCCAGGAGGAGTAGGCCCTTTGACCATCGCCATGCTTTTGGATAACGTGGTGACCTCCGCCGAGAGGGCCCTTTTAAAGCCGTGA
- a CDS encoding mechanosensitive ion channel domain-containing protein — protein MRFKGFLVFLAVLLLSGFMMSSLWAQDAPPQGSKQEEEVVSQDPPAENLFDREANERRIEELNLALERLASVPIAESAAIYGITEADVESRITALSSLQNFYRRLNVAIEKTSGFVEEEKKRQSEKEQAVLTLEEKPPFNLSYYDGYLQRVEDLVSRVSELRDSMAREQKAIVSAQGQLEEAGRSVRLARSELDSAKGTDSEQNKEWMLRRALVREELWKVTLAYLRRSLENIRIQTSIATLRLDMAEDIRRYINDNLAFDQKDLNEGLARYSSREEDLTKRIASLAGEAEKAEKAYADSHANLTVATSDKAQKAAQRAFSEAEISREYLHLATSQSQEMVGMLGEMREIWSFRYSLLREEGVSTDVLMKARDDVRARVGRFENVLLSQQRYQSTLHRRGLALDKAIEEEKGKEELASLKKRRKTLDDIMSQNMNYMAVAMTLDSMNKRLLEEIRRRITSVNVAEKVTTLWKTRTTEILNIELWHSGDYAVRLKEFILALFILSLGLIASKRLARFIRKWFLLHSKKVEITAVYAVERLLYYFLIVASFLISLKIVNVPLTAFAFLGGAVAIGIGFGAQNLFNNLISGFILMVQQPFKINDVVEFDGVTATVMEIDSRSTRVKTFDNYDVLVPNSYFLENKITNWTLSDKIIRGKLEIGVSYGTPAQQVEKILLRLANEHEFVIPHPEPFVLFSGYGSSSMDFTLYFWVDTRKAFPSRVGSDMRYRIQEIFEREGIEIPFPQMDVYLKKLASQENIQLQE, from the coding sequence ATGAGGTTTAAGGGGTTTTTAGTCTTTTTGGCTGTCCTTCTTTTATCGGGCTTTATGATGTCCTCTTTATGGGCCCAGGATGCTCCACCTCAGGGGTCCAAACAGGAGGAGGAGGTGGTTTCTCAGGACCCTCCTGCGGAGAACCTATTCGACCGAGAGGCCAACGAGAGGAGGATAGAGGAGCTTAACCTGGCGTTGGAGAGGCTTGCCTCCGTTCCAATAGCCGAGTCCGCCGCTATTTACGGTATCACCGAGGCGGACGTCGAGAGCCGTATAACTGCTCTCTCGTCTTTGCAGAACTTCTACCGTAGGCTCAACGTGGCCATAGAGAAGACCTCCGGCTTTGTGGAGGAGGAGAAAAAGAGGCAGTCGGAGAAGGAACAGGCGGTTTTGACCCTGGAGGAGAAGCCTCCGTTTAACCTGAGCTATTACGATGGGTACCTCCAGAGGGTCGAGGATCTTGTCTCTAGAGTCTCCGAGTTGAGGGACTCTATGGCCAGGGAGCAAAAGGCCATTGTGAGCGCCCAGGGACAGCTTGAGGAGGCAGGGCGATCGGTCAGGCTGGCAAGAAGCGAGCTCGATTCCGCCAAGGGGACGGATTCGGAGCAGAACAAAGAATGGATGTTGAGAAGGGCGCTGGTCCGTGAGGAACTCTGGAAGGTTACCTTGGCTTACCTCAGGAGAAGCCTGGAGAATATCAGGATTCAGACTTCTATAGCAACTCTCCGTCTGGATATGGCGGAGGATATAAGACGCTATATCAACGATAATCTGGCTTTCGACCAAAAGGATCTGAACGAAGGGCTAGCCCGTTACTCCTCCAGGGAGGAGGATCTGACAAAGAGAATAGCCTCCTTGGCGGGAGAGGCTGAGAAGGCGGAGAAGGCCTACGCCGATTCTCACGCTAACTTGACCGTAGCGACCTCGGATAAGGCTCAGAAAGCCGCTCAGAGGGCTTTTTCCGAGGCGGAGATTAGCAGGGAATACCTCCATCTCGCCACTTCTCAGAGCCAGGAAATGGTGGGCATGTTAGGGGAAATGAGGGAGATATGGTCCTTCAGGTACTCTTTGCTCAGAGAGGAAGGGGTCAGCACCGACGTCCTCATGAAGGCCAGAGACGACGTCAGGGCCAGGGTCGGCAGGTTTGAGAACGTCCTCCTCTCCCAGCAGAGATATCAGTCCACCCTCCATAGACGAGGGTTGGCGCTGGATAAGGCGATAGAGGAGGAAAAGGGCAAGGAAGAACTTGCCTCCCTGAAAAAAAGGCGAAAGACCTTGGACGATATTATGTCCCAGAACATGAACTACATGGCGGTGGCCATGACTCTTGACTCGATGAACAAGCGCCTTCTGGAGGAGATCAGGCGAAGAATCACCTCGGTGAACGTGGCGGAAAAGGTCACGACCCTGTGGAAAACCAGGACTACCGAGATATTGAACATCGAGTTGTGGCACTCAGGGGACTACGCTGTAAGGTTGAAGGAGTTTATCCTGGCCCTGTTTATCCTTTCTCTAGGGCTTATCGCGAGCAAGAGGCTGGCTAGGTTTATAAGAAAATGGTTTTTGCTCCACTCTAAGAAAGTGGAGATAACCGCCGTTTACGCCGTAGAGCGTCTGCTGTACTATTTCCTGATAGTCGCATCTTTCCTCATATCCCTTAAAATAGTCAACGTTCCCCTGACGGCATTTGCCTTCTTAGGAGGTGCGGTGGCTATCGGAATAGGTTTTGGGGCACAAAATCTGTTTAATAACTTGATCAGCGGGTTTATTCTGATGGTCCAACAGCCATTCAAGATCAACGACGTCGTCGAGTTCGACGGAGTGACCGCTACGGTTATGGAGATAGACTCCAGATCCACCAGGGTCAAGACCTTCGACAACTACGACGTGTTGGTCCCTAACAGCTACTTTCTGGAGAACAAAATCACCAACTGGACCCTGTCGGACAAGATAATTAGAGGTAAGTTGGAGATAGGGGTATCCTACGGGACTCCCGCTCAACAGGTGGAGAAAATCCTGCTCAGGCTCGCCAACGAGCACGAGTTTGTCATTCCCCACCCAGAGCCTTTCGTCCTTTTCTCCGGCTACGGAAGCAGCTCGATGGATTTTACCCTCTATTTCTGGGTCGATACCAGAAAGGCCTTTCCTTCACGGGTCGGTAGCGACATGAGATACCGCATTCAGGAGATATTCGAGAGAGAGGGTATAGAGATCCCCTTCCCTCAGATGGACGTGTATCTAAAGAAGCTCGCCTCTCAGGAAAACATACAGTTGCAGGAGTGA
- a CDS encoding ABC transporter permease, whose product MISYLRSHGDQVWEAFTAHMTLFGASMFFAIFLGMAIGIFVAADGNKKVGNVVLTALGAAQATPSIAVVALSFLFVGIGAAPAIIALVVYCLVPIVFNVVSGLLGVPEEAVEAARGLGMTDRQILWKVKMPLASRVIMSGIRSAATINVGTATVAAVIGGGGLGDIIFSGLKMERTGAILVGAGLSALLAIAIDGCFGQLERRLVPKGLTVEK is encoded by the coding sequence ATGATCTCCTATCTCCGCTCCCACGGAGATCAGGTATGGGAGGCTTTTACCGCTCACATGACCCTGTTTGGGGCCTCCATGTTTTTCGCCATTTTTCTGGGAATGGCCATAGGTATTTTCGTCGCCGCCGACGGGAATAAAAAGGTCGGAAACGTGGTACTTACCGCTTTAGGCGCCGCTCAGGCAACCCCTTCCATAGCGGTGGTGGCCCTGTCCTTTCTCTTCGTAGGCATAGGAGCGGCTCCAGCGATTATAGCCTTGGTGGTGTACTGTCTGGTCCCTATCGTCTTTAACGTGGTCTCCGGCCTTCTCGGTGTCCCCGAGGAAGCGGTAGAGGCCGCCAGAGGGTTAGGCATGACCGATAGGCAGATCCTATGGAAGGTCAAGATGCCCCTCGCCTCTAGGGTTATTATGTCGGGCATAAGAAGTGCGGCGACCATCAACGTGGGAACCGCTACAGTGGCCGCCGTTATAGGCGGTGGAGGCCTTGGGGATATCATCTTCAGCGGTCTCAAGATGGAGCGAACCGGGGCCATCCTGGTCGGAGCAGGGCTTTCTGCCCTTTTGGCAATAGCCATAGACGGTTGTTTCGGCCAGTTGGAGAGAAGGTTGGTCCCTAAGGGGTTGACCGTAGAGAAGTAA
- a CDS encoding ABC transporter ATP-binding protein, with protein sequence MAEIEFLDVSKRFSDTVAVDSLNLSIEKGKITMLIGPSGCGKTTTLKMINRLIEPSSGSILIGGQDVTKMDPVKLRRSIGYVIQHVGLFPHYTVFDNVATVPRLLGWSEKDISDRVMELLNLVTLDESYAAKYPLQLSGGERQRVGLARALGANPEVLLMDEPFGAIDPINRATIQDAFLEIQEEIGKTIVFVTHDINEAIKMGDRLVVMKDGSLVQSDSVSEVLDNPQDEFVESLLGHDRTLKALSLKRAKDFLSQDGCISIVREDSTAQTREALMDRLEKETFKTAYLVDHRGVLQGRYVLDKANRTGRVSIDYEEGCVRVDRNTSVTDSLSRMLEAGARQLPVVDRNGKLMGCIRLSHIFSQVESGKESEMR encoded by the coding sequence ATGGCGGAGATAGAGTTTCTAGACGTTTCCAAGCGTTTCAGCGATACCGTCGCGGTGGATTCGCTGAACCTGTCCATAGAGAAGGGCAAAATAACCATGCTCATAGGCCCTTCCGGTTGTGGAAAGACCACGACCTTAAAGATGATAAACCGGCTCATAGAGCCCTCAAGCGGATCTATCCTCATAGGTGGACAGGACGTCACCAAGATGGATCCCGTCAAGCTCCGTAGGTCCATCGGCTACGTCATCCAGCACGTCGGTCTTTTCCCTCACTATACGGTTTTCGACAACGTGGCAACCGTTCCGAGGCTTTTAGGTTGGTCGGAGAAGGATATATCCGACAGGGTGATGGAGCTGCTGAATCTGGTGACCCTTGACGAAAGCTACGCTGCGAAATACCCCCTCCAGCTGTCCGGCGGCGAGAGACAGAGGGTCGGCCTGGCAAGGGCGTTAGGCGCCAACCCTGAGGTTCTCCTGATGGACGAGCCCTTTGGGGCCATAGATCCTATAAACCGTGCCACCATACAGGACGCCTTTTTGGAGATCCAGGAGGAGATAGGCAAGACCATCGTGTTCGTCACCCACGATATCAACGAGGCCATAAAAATGGGAGACAGGCTGGTGGTCATGAAAGACGGCTCTCTCGTGCAGAGCGACTCGGTGTCCGAGGTCCTGGACAACCCGCAGGACGAGTTCGTCGAGAGCCTTTTGGGACACGACAGGACCTTAAAGGCCCTGTCCCTCAAGAGGGCCAAGGACTTTCTCTCCCAGGATGGCTGTATATCCATAGTCAGGGAGGATTCCACAGCCCAGACCAGGGAGGCCCTGATGGATCGTCTAGAAAAGGAGACGTTTAAGACCGCCTACCTGGTGGACCACAGAGGGGTGCTCCAGGGTCGCTACGTCCTGGACAAGGCCAACAGGACCGGCAGGGTCTCTATCGACTACGAAGAGGGCTGTGTCAGGGTTGACAGAAATACCAGTGTCACCGACTCCCTCTCTCGGATGTTAGAGGCCGGAGCGAGACAGCTTCCTGTGGTGGACAGAAACGGTAAGCTGATGGGCTGTATAAGGCTTTCCCATATATTCTCCCAGGTCGAAAGCGGCAAGGAGAGTGAGATGAGATGA